Below is a genomic region from Paraburkholderia sp. BL23I1N1.
TCGATCTGTTCTTTCAGTTCAAGCTCGGCTTTCTTCATCCGGTCGTAGCTCATCGCCTTGTGGCGCGAGGCATTGGCCTTGATCTTCGTGCCGTCAACGGCAATCGTCCCGAGCCTGATCAGTCCGCACTCCCTGGCCAGTTTCACCACCTGCACAAACAGGTCCGACAGTTCTTTGAGGTGAAAGGCGCGGAAGTCGCACAGCGTCCGGTGCGCCGGATAGTTGCCCGCCGCCAGGACCCGGAACGCGACATCCTCATGCAGCTTCCTGGCCAGCTTGCGCGACGAGAACACGCCGGTCGCATAGCCGTACACGAGCACCTTCACCATCATCGCCGGATGAAAGGGCTGGTTGCGCTGACCACCGCCGGCATACCGCGCATGGAAAGCGGAGAGGTCGAGTGAGTCCACCGTGTCGCTGATGTAGTAGGCAAGGTGCCCTTCGGGCAGCCAGTCTTGCAGCGCGTGGGGCAGCAACATCTGCTGCTGCGGCTCGTAGGGGAGATAGCTTGTTGTCATCTGCTAACAACGTTTACCCTGCCCGACCGGATGACATCAGACTTCTGCCGCGCACGCTCCTAGCTCTTTTTATGGCATTCGCCGATGAATTGCAGCGGCCAGGTTCACTGCTTATTTCGATTCAGGCGCGGCGCCAGACGGTTGAACCAGTTCGAAGCAGGCCGCCTTTGATTTCGCATCGGGTTGCGCCGGGTCGATGCATTTGAACGCGCTCTGGTCGCGTTGAACAAAAATGGTATCAGTTGTGCCGACGCTGCCGCGTGCGCCATTGATCACTGCGACGATTTTGTAGCCGTCCTGCAGCAGCGTTGAAAGCGTGATCGGACTGGCGCGCCACTGATTGTCGGGCGGCGTTTGGGTGTTCGCTTGGGTGTTGGTTTGGGCATTCGCCTGGGCGTTGGCGAAGAGCGGCGATGCGGCGGCAAAAAGCGCGGTGGATGCGGTGGCCACGGCAAGCGCGGCGGTGCGGAACGTCATCAAGAAACCTCCTTGAAGTTGCTGTTTGGGAAAGCCAAAACGGAAAGCCAAAACAAAAAAGCCGCTGATCTTGTGGATCAGCGGCTTCTTCTTGCAACTGGTGGCGAATCAGGGACTCGAACCCCGGACCTGCGGATTATGATTCCGTCGCTCTAACCAACTGAGCTAATTCGCCGAAAGAAGCGAGATTATGAGGATAGGGCTGGGGGCTGTCAACCCCCGCCGCACAACTTTTTCAAATTGCCCATCCATCATCAGGCGGTTCAGTCCTTCGCGTAGATATCCGAGTCCTTGGTTTCCCTGACGAACAGCATGCCGATCACGAGCGTGGCGAGCGCGACCACAATCGGATACCACAGGCCCGAGTAGATGTTGCCCTTGGCCGCCACGATCGCGAAGGCAGTCGCCGGCAGGAAGCCGCCGAACCAGCCATTGCCGATGTGATACGGCAGCGACATCGAGGTATAGCGGATGCGCGTCGGGAACATCTCCACCAGCATCGCCGCAATCGGCCCATAGACCATCGTCACGTAGATCATCATGATTGTCAGGATCACCACGGTCATCGGCCAGTTGATCTGCGACGGATCGGCCTTCGGCGGATAGCCGGCGGTCTTCAGCGTGGTCGCCAGAGTCTTGTCGAACGCCTTGCCCTGATCCTTGGCGTCGGCGGCCTTGCCGTCATACGTGTTGATCACCGTATCGCCGACCTTGATCTCCGCCAGCGTGCCCGCCGGCCCCGCAACGTTCTCGTAGTTCAAGCCGGCCTTCGAGAGCGCGCTCTTGGCGATGTCGCAGGAGCTCGTGAACTTCGAGGTGCCGACCGGGTTGAACTGGAACGAGCACTCGTCCGGATTCGCGATCACGACAATCGGGGACTTTGCCGTAGCCGTTTCCAGCGCCGGGTTCGTGTAGTGAGTCAGCGCCTTGAACAGCGGGAAGTACGTGCAGGCAGCAATCAGCAGGCCGGCCATGATGATCGGCTTGCGGCCGATGCGGTCCGACAGCGAGCCGAAGAACAGGAAGAACGGCGTGCCGATCAGGAGCGCGATCGCGATCAGGATGTTGGCCGTCGCGCCGTCGACCTTCAGCGTCTGCGTCAGGAAGAACAGCGTGTAGAACTGGCCCGTGTACCAGACCACGGCCTGGCCGGCGGTCAGGCCGATCAGCGCGAGGATCACGATCTTCAGGTTCTTCCATTGACCGAATGCTTCGGTCAGCGGGGCCTTCGAGGTCTTGCCTTCGGCCTTGATGCGCTCGAACACCGGCGATTCATGCAGTTGCAGGCGAATCCACACCGACACGCCGAGCAGCACGATCGACGCGATGAACGGAATGCGCCAGCCCCATACGCCGAATGCGTCTTCGCCCATTGCCGTGCGCACGCCGAGAATCACCAGCAGCGACAGGAACAGGCCGAGCGTGGCGGTCGTCTGGATCCATGCGGTGTAGAAGCCGCGGCGTCCCGGCGGCGCATGTTCCGCGACGTAGGTTGCCGCACCGCCATACTCGCCGCCGAGTGCGAGACCCTGCAGCAGGCGCATCGCGATGAAGATCACCGGCGACACAATGCCGATCGATGCATAGCCGGGCAGGAAGCCGACCAGGAAGGTCGACAGGCCCATGATCACGATCGTGATGAGGAACGTGTATTTGCGGCCGACCATGTCGCCGAGGCGCCCGAATACGATCGCGCCGAACGGCCGCACCGCGAAGCCCGCGGCGAAGCTGAGCAGCGTGAAGATAAAGGCGGCAGTCGGATTGACGCCGGAGAAGAAGCTCTTGCTGATAAAGATCGCAAGTGAGCCGGCCAGATAGAAATCGTACCACTCGAAAACCGTACCCAGCGACGACGCGAAGATCACCCGTTTCTCTTCGTGTGTCATCGGCGCGTGGGAGAGTTGCCCGCCAACGGTAGCCATAAGTCGTCTCCAATATTGATATATGCACGCGGTCCGCCGGCAAAGGCGTCCCCGTGAAACCGATTATTGGAGTGAAAACTTACGGCGTACTGACGTGGAGGGGTGAAACTGCGGTCTCGGATTTTTAGGCCGAATTTCCGTCTAAATTCGTTAAGTGGCGTGTAAATTATCGCAATTTACGGCTAACGTATCTCAATATGGCGACGGGCCCAGCGAGGGTTTTTGCGCGCTTAGGGTAAGTCCCGTACCCGTTCGAGCACCTTTAAGCTGATACGCACGAGCGTTCCGGCAAGCCGCGGCGAGGTTTGATAGACGTGATCGTCGATCGTCATCTCTCCGCCGTGCATCGTCGTGATCTCGCGGACGATCGCGAGTCCGAGCCCACTGCCATCGCCTTCGCGGCCGAGAATCCGGTAAAAACGCTCGACCACGCGCGAGCGCTCTGCCACCGGAATGCCGAGCCCGGTGTCTTCCACTTCCAGATGCACGCGCCGCGCCGTCACGTCGTGCCGCACCCGCACGGTGATTCGCCCGCCGGCCGGTGTGTAGCGGATCGCGTTGTCGATCAGATTCGACAACATTTCCCGCAGCATGACCGGATTGCCGTCGACTTCGACCGGCGTATCCGGTGCTTCGGGCGCTTCTGGTCCTTCGTAGCCGAGGTCCATCTGCTTGGCGAGCGCGGCCTGAACCCAGTCGCGCACCGCGCTGCGCGCGACTTCCGTCACTTCGACGGGCGTGAAAATCTGCCCCGACATGCGGTTTTCCGCGCGCGCCAGCGCGAGCAACTGGGTGACGAGACGCGCCGCATGCTCCGAACTGGTGGCGATCTGCTCGAGCGAGCGGTGGACTTCCTCGGAGGCGTCCTGGCGCAGCGCCAGTTCAGCCTGCGTGCGCAGACCGGCAAGCGGCGTTTTCATCTGATGCGCGGCGTCGGCGATAAAGCGCTTCTGCAACTCCATGTTCTGTTCGAGGCGCGTCAGCAGATCGTTGAACGACGTCACCAGCGGTTCGATCTCCGGCGGCGCGCGGCGAGCTTCGAGCGGCGACAGGTCGTCCGGGCGGCGCGCGCGAATATGCGCCTGCAGCGCATGCAGCGGCGCAAGTCCGCGCGACAGGCCGAACCACACCAGCAGGATCGCCAGCGGCAGGATCACGAACTGCGGCAGGATCACGCCTTTGATGATGTCGTTGGCAAGCTGGCTGCGTTTGTCGAGCGTCTCGGCGACCTGCACCAGCACCGGCTGCGCGCCGGGTGTCTGCGGAAACTCGACGGTCGTATAGGCGACGCGGATGTCGTTGCCGCGCAGCACGTCGTCACGGAATTCGACGAGACCCGGGGGAGGGCGGTCCTCCTCGTGCGGCAGCGGCATGTCGCGCTCGCCGCCCACCAGTTCGCCGCGCGTGCCGAGCACCTGATAGAACACGCTGTCGACATTGTCGGTGCGCAGAAAGTCGCGGGTGGAATCGGGCAGCGACAACTCCGCCACGCCGTTGATCGGATGGATCTGGCGGGCCAGCACGTAGGCGTCGGTTTCGAGCGCGCGGTCAAACGGGCCGTTGGCGATCGACTTGGCGACCAGGTAGGTGACGGCGAGGCTCATCGGCCAAAGCAGCAGCAGCGGCGCCAGCATCCAGTCGAGAATCTCGCCGAACAGCGAGCGCGGGCGCGCTTCGGCGGCGGCTTCGGTCTCGTCGGGCGGGGCGAACGGATTGGCGTAGCGCTCGTCGCGTGCCTCGTCGAGGTCCGCCGCGTGCGCCGTAGCGCGGTCTGCGCGTGCGGACATGGGCGTCTTCTATTTGTAGTGATGGCTCGCCGGCATCGCGGCCGACGGAGGCGAAGACGGCGATCCCGGCGATGCCGGCGCTTCGGGCTCACCGGA
It encodes:
- a CDS encoding MFS transporter, whose product is MATVGGQLSHAPMTHEEKRVIFASSLGTVFEWYDFYLAGSLAIFISKSFFSGVNPTAAFIFTLLSFAAGFAVRPFGAIVFGRLGDMVGRKYTFLITIVIMGLSTFLVGFLPGYASIGIVSPVIFIAMRLLQGLALGGEYGGAATYVAEHAPPGRRGFYTAWIQTTATLGLFLSLLVILGVRTAMGEDAFGVWGWRIPFIASIVLLGVSVWIRLQLHESPVFERIKAEGKTSKAPLTEAFGQWKNLKIVILALIGLTAGQAVVWYTGQFYTLFFLTQTLKVDGATANILIAIALLIGTPFFLFFGSLSDRIGRKPIIMAGLLIAACTYFPLFKALTHYTNPALETATAKSPIVVIANPDECSFQFNPVGTSKFTSSCDIAKSALSKAGLNYENVAGPAGTLAEIKVGDTVINTYDGKAADAKDQGKAFDKTLATTLKTAGYPPKADPSQINWPMTVVILTIMMIYVTMVYGPIAAMLVEMFPTRIRYTSMSLPYHIGNGWFGGFLPATAFAIVAAKGNIYSGLWYPIVVALATLVIGMLFVRETKDSDIYAKD
- a CDS encoding sensor histidine kinase, yielding MSARADRATAHAADLDEARDERYANPFAPPDETEAAAEARPRSLFGEILDWMLAPLLLLWPMSLAVTYLVAKSIANGPFDRALETDAYVLARQIHPINGVAELSLPDSTRDFLRTDNVDSVFYQVLGTRGELVGGERDMPLPHEEDRPPPGLVEFRDDVLRGNDIRVAYTTVEFPQTPGAQPVLVQVAETLDKRSQLANDIIKGVILPQFVILPLAILLVWFGLSRGLAPLHALQAHIRARRPDDLSPLEARRAPPEIEPLVTSFNDLLTRLEQNMELQKRFIADAAHQMKTPLAGLRTQAELALRQDASEEVHRSLEQIATSSEHAARLVTQLLALARAENRMSGQIFTPVEVTEVARSAVRDWVQAALAKQMDLGYEGPEAPEAPDTPVEVDGNPVMLREMLSNLIDNAIRYTPAGGRITVRVRHDVTARRVHLEVEDTGLGIPVAERSRVVERFYRILGREGDGSGLGLAIVREITTMHGGEMTIDDHVYQTSPRLAGTLVRISLKVLERVRDLP